A genomic region of Oncorhynchus mykiss isolate Arlee chromosome 16, USDA_OmykA_1.1, whole genome shotgun sequence contains the following coding sequences:
- the LOC110491077 gene encoding LOW QUALITY PROTEIN: voltage-dependent L-type calcium channel subunit alpha-1D (The sequence of the model RefSeq protein was modified relative to this genomic sequence to represent the inferred CDS: substituted 1 base at 1 genomic stop codon), translated as MAGKEDGVSLAGSVAGDKSDILGSAASGKKRGGGQKKQIQANKSALRAPRALCCLTLSNPIRMAALALVEWKYPSMMIPFDIFILLAIFANCVALGVSKPFPEEDSNSTNHNLEQVEYVFLVIFTIETFTKILAYGLVMHPSAYIRSGWNLLDFVIVVVGLFSVVAEGTADHKPGEAHHAAGKPGGLDVKALRAFRVLRPLRLVSGVPIKPISLLGECVCVCVCLCVSVKPISLLGECVCVCVCVCVCVCVCVCVCAGLQIVLNSIMKAMVPLLHIGLLVMFVIIIYAIIGLELFLGRMHKTCFYLGTELNVDDDPTPCAFAGNGRDCVGNGTECRGPWEGPNGGITNFDNIFFAMLTVFQCITMEGWTDVLYWMNDAIGFEIPWVYFVSLVIFGSFFVLNLVLGVLSGEFSKEREKAVARGELQDAQNKKQMEEDMCGYMDWLIEAEDVDEEGNKQGKKNSRPPSSSPQRFLTKPVSDSFAPHATCLLSLTSLSEQLCQLNHAFRKNCRVAVKSQNFYWLVLLLVFLNTAASASEHYGQPKWLTEMQERANKILLMLFTLEMLLKMYSFGFQMHFMALFNRFDCFVVCGGILETVLVELQIIPPIGISVLRCVRLLRVFKVTRHWAALSNLVNSLLNSMKAICSLLLLLFLFLIIFSLLGMQLFGGKFNFDETQMKRSTFDTFPQALLTCFQILTGEDWNAVMYDGIMAYGGPVFPQMIVCVYFVSLFVVGNYILLNVFLAIAVDNLAGGDGGKKQVEEKKDDEEDWDEDEDKEEDAAVCTEXSDQLPSLGIMPVKPESAPKEKIEPIPDGSSFFILGKRNCLRVACHNLIHHSYFTNLILVFIIASSISLAAEDPIRAHSFRNNMLGYADYAFTSIFTVEIILKVTVFGAFLHPGSFCRNAFNLLDLLVVSVSLASFFLHSSAISVVKIFRVLKVLRPLRAINRAKGLKNVVQCVFVAIKTIGNILIVTTLLQFMFACIGVQLFKGRFYSCTDEAKHTPYECMGTFVVYKDGDMNHPMVRERKWQNSEFNFDNVLQGMLALFTVSTFEGWPQLLYKAIDANAANHGPIYNYRVEISIFFIIYIIIIAFFMMNIFVGFVIITFREQGESEFKNCELNKNQRQCVQYALKAKPIKIYIPRNPSQLKFWKIIASSQFEYIMFVLILLNTLTLAVQHYEQSKIFNSVMDILNLIFTALFTIEMIIKLLALRTHQYFIDAWNSFDALIVVGSVLDIVVSELSGGDEDVEAIEAAAQAAAVAVPGAPPVAKKESGKVSITFFRLFRVLRLVKLLSKGEGIRTLLWTFVKSLQALPYVGLLIAMIFFIYAVIGMQTFGKIAIDDNSHINRNNNFQTFFMSVLLLFRCATGEQWQEIMLAALPGRPCDPESDFEPGDDNMCGSNLAYIYFISFFMLCAFLIINLFIAVIMDNFEYLTRDWTVLGTHHLDEFKRVWSDYDPEATGRIKHIDVVTMLRRIQPPLGFGKLCPHRVACKRLVAMNVPLHSDGTVTFNATLFALVRTSLKIKTEGPVDQDNEELRAIIKKIWKRTKPKLLEEVIPPPRGEEVTCGKFYASFLIQDYFKKFRKRKERERKKKGKDKKDSLQAGLRSLQALAPELHLALAMEGEDEECVEGELDEEFFKNDNVFEDPGTSATSTPSTTHMPADIEEGTTTIFMEPFVEPTISSNVVTEQPLTVSEKPASALSSFDVVMEQPTRSEAIPPPEDIPAPPQPAPAASPPKDPSPPQPAPAANPPNAPSQPQPAPVASSPNVASPPQVVTQSPPQIVLAPPEPEAPQIVLEAAPAPPQPEPLMEGRGSETSTTQQVYYPQYPVSMPTNNGHVYQEQPVASPIQSEYMQSPTPNFTNGRAAGVPYANGNGMNGNVSNGGTNGGSVNGGSITGSSMSGYNGNGYNGNGYNGNGYNGNGYNGNGYNGNGNGLEQYVRRRVLPPTPAGRKPPSFNIQCLRAQHSADDIPIPGTYESNSPPCRSRLNLDSRRSSASSMSSASWANNGGGHAGSMPGAGVSAASSAAAKRGRLLYAPLMLVDEARGTKQVWGDRTQATSSLPAIATRPSGWYPGAPTLPVPTPQNRSYTNGRVPSQISQSLIEKGSADSLVESILISEGLGLYARDPKFVNFAKREIADACNMTIDEMENAATDLLTRSAGQPIGRFEEELADEMNCVISY; from the exons GAACAAGTAGAGTATGTCTTCCTGGTCATCTTCACCATTGAAACCTTCACTAAGATCCTGGCCTATGGCTTGGTCATGCACCCTAGCGCCTACATCCGCAGTGGCTGGAATTTGCTTGATTTTGTCATCGTTGTCGTTGG GTTGTTCAGTGTGGTTGCTGAGGGGACGGCCGACCACAAGCCTGGAGAGGCCCACCACGCAGCAGGCAAACCAGGAGGACTGGATGTCAAAGCGCTCCGAGCCTTCAGGGTGCTGCGACCCCTTAGGCTGGTGTCTGGCGTTCCCA taaaACCCATCTCTCTGctgggtgaatgtgtgtgtgtgtgtgtgtgtttgtgtgtttcagtAAAACCCATCTCTCTGctgggtgaatgtgtgtgtgtgtgtgtgtgtgtgtgtgtgtgtgtgtgtgtgtgcgtgtgtgtgtgtgcaggtctcCAGATTGTCTTGAACTCCATCATGAAGGCCATGGTTCCCCTACTCCACATTGGTCTGCTGGTCATGTTTGTCATCATCATCTATGCCATCATCGGCCTGGAGCTCTTCCTCGGCAGGATGCACAAGACCTGTTTCTACTTGGGCACAG AACTGAACGTGGATGATGACCCCACACCGTGTGCGTTTGCTGGAAATGGGCGCGATTGTGTGGGCAATGGGACAGAGTGCAGAGGACCGTGGGAGGGGCCTAACGGCGGGATCACCAACTTTGACAACATCTTTTTTGCCATGTTGACTGTGTTCCAGTGTATCACCATGGAGGGCTGGACCGATGTGCTCTACTGG ATGAATGATGCAATTGGCTTTGAAATACCCTGGGTGTACTTTGTCTCTCTGGTCATATTTGGCTCGTTTTTCGTACTCAACCTTGTATTGGGAGTGTTGAGCGG agaGTTCTccaaggaaagagagaaggccgTGGCTCGTGGAGAGCTGCAGGACGCCCAGAATAAGAAGCAGATGGAGGAGGATATGTGTGGTTACATGGACTGGCTCATCGAGGCCGAGGATGTGGATGAGGAAGGAAACAAAC aaggaaaaaaaaactctagaccaccttcatCGTCCCCACAGAG atttTTGACAAAGCCGGTTTCTGACTCTTTCGCTCCTCATGCAacttgtctcctgtctctcactTCCCTCAGTGAACAGCTATGCCAACTGAACCACGCCTTTCGGAAGAACTGTCGTGTAGCAGTCAAATCCCAGAACTTCTACTGGCTGGTGCTTCTTCTGGTGTTTCTCAACACTGCAGCCAGTGCCTCTGAACACTACGGCCAGCCCAAGTGGCTCACTGAGATGCAGG AGCGGGCCAATAAGATCCTGTTGATGTTGTTCACGCTGGAGATGCTGTTAAAGATGTACAGTTTCGGTTTCCAGATGCACTTCATGGCTCTGTTTAACCGCTTCGACTGCTTCGTGGTGTGTGGTGGCATCCTGGAGACAGTCTTGGTAGAGTTGCAAATCATCCCTCCCATCGGCATCTCTGTGCTGCGCTGTGTCCGCCTGCTCAGGGTGTTCAAAGTGACACG GCACTGGGCAGCCCTATCAAACCTGGTCAATTCCCTGCTCAACTCCATGAAGGCTATCTGCTCCCTGCTGCTCCTGCTtttcctcttcctcatcatctTCTCCCTGCTGGGGATGCAGCTGTTTGGGGGCAAGTTCAACTTTGATGAGACTCAGATGAAGAGAAGCACATTTGACACTTTTCCCCAGGCCCTGCTCACCTGCTTCCAG ATCCTTACAGGAGAGGACTGGAATGCTGTGATGTATGATGGGATCATGGCTTATGGCGGGCCAGTCTTCCCACAGATGATTGTGTGTGTCTACTTCGTCTCCCTATTTGTTGTCGGCAACT ATATCCTGCTCAATGTCTTCTTGGCTATCGCTGTGGACAACTTGGCAGGTGGCGATGGTGGAAAAAAGCAAGTAGA AGAGAAAAAGGATGATGAAGAGGACTGGGACGAAGATGAAGACAAAGAGGAAGATGCGGCGGTATGTACCGAA TGATCTGATCAACTCCCCTCTCTAGGAATCATGCCTGTGAAGCCTGAATCCGCTCCAAAAGAGAAGATTGAACCCATTCCAGATGGGAGCTCCTTCTTCATTCTTGGAAAAAGAAACTG cCTCCGAGTGGCCTGTCACAACCTCATCCACCACTCCTACTTCACCAACCTCATCCTCGTCTTCATCATCGCCAGTAGTATTTCTCTGGCCGCTGAGGATCCAATCAGAGCTCACTCCTTTAGGAACAAC ATGCTTGGCTACGCTGATTATGCGTTCACCTCCATATTCACTGTGGAAATCATACTGAAG gtGACGGTTTTTGGTGCGTTCCTTCATCCTGGTTCCTTCTGTAGGAATGCCTTCAACCTCCTGGACCTTTTGGTTGTCAGTGTGTCTCTCGCGTCCTTCTTCCTCCA TTCCAGCGCTATCTCTGTGGTCAAGATTTTCAGGGTACTCAAAGTGCTCAGGCCTCTTCGAGCAATCAACAGAGCCAAGGGACTCAAG AACGTAGTGCAGTGCGTGTTTGTGGCAATCAAAACCATCGGAAACATCTTGATCGTCACAACGCTCCTCCAGTTCATGTTTGCTTGTATTGGAGTGCAGCTCTTCAAG ggaagattCTACAGTTGCACCGATGAAGCTAAACACACTCCATATGAGTGCAT GGGGACGTTTGTGGTGTATAAGGATGGTGATATGAATCACCctatggtgagagagaggaaatggcAAAACAGTGAATTCAACTTTGACAATGTGCTGCAGGGCATGCTGGCCCTGTTCACTGTGTCTACATTTGAAGGCTGGCCACA GCTGCTGTACAAGGCCATCGACGCCAATGCTGCGAACCACGGCCCTATCTACAACTACCGTGTGGAAATCTCCATATTCTTCATcatctacatcatcatcatcgccTTCTTCATGATGAACATCTTCGTGGGCTTCGTCATCATCACGTTCCGTGAACAGGGAGAATCGGAGTTCAAAAACTGCGAACTGAACAAAAATCAA AGACAGTGCGTGCAGTACGCTCTGAAAGCCAAGCCCATCAAGATCTACATTCCCAGAAACCCGTCCCAGCTGAAGTTCTGGAAGATCATCGCCTCCAGCCAGTTTGAGTACATCATGTTTGTCTTAATTCTTCTCAACACCCTCACCTTGGCTGTGCAG CATTATGAGCAGTCTAAAATATTCAACTCTGTGATGGACATCCTCAACTTGATCTTCACAGCCCTATTTACCATAGAGATGATCATCAAGCTACTGGCTCTCAGAACACAT CAATATTTCATCGATGCCTGGAACTCCTTCGACGCTCTGATCGTTGTGGGCAGTGTGCTAGACATCGTGGTCTCGGAGCTCAGT GGAGGGGACGAGGATGTTGAA gCAATCGAGGCCGCAGCCCAAGCTGCGGCTGTAGCCGTACCCGGAGCACCGCCCGTGGCCAAGAAGGAAAGCGGAAAAGTGTCCATCACATTCTTTCGTTTGTTCCGAGTCTTGCGATTGGTCAAGCTGCTCAGCAAAGGGGAGGGCATTCGAACCCTTCTCTGGACTTTTGTCAAGTCCCTCCAG GCCTTGCCATATGTCGGTCTACTTATTGCAATGATTTTCTTCATCTACGCTGTGATCGGCATGCAG ACATTTGGAAAGATTGCTATAGATGACAACTCACATATCAACAGGAACAACAACTTCCAGACCTTCTTCATGTCTGTCCTGCTGCTCTTCAG GTGTGCCACCGGAGAGCAGTGGCAGGAGATCATGTTGGCAGCGTTGCCAGGGAGACCCTGTGACCCCGAGTCAGACTTTGAGCCCGGGGATGACAACATGTGCGGCAGCAACCTGGCTTACATCTACTTCATCAGCTTCTTCATGCTCTGCGCTTTCCTG ATCATTAACTTGTTCATTGCtgtcatcatggacaactttgaGTACCTGACCAGAGATTGGACCGTACTGGGTACTCATCACCTGGACGAGTTCAAACGAGTCTGGTCGGATTATGACCCAGAGGCGAC GGGTCGAATCAAACATATCGATGTGGTCACTATGCTGCGCAGGATCCAACCACCCCTTGGTTTTGGCAAACTGTGCCCCCATCGTGTGGCCTGCAAG AGGCTGGTTGCTATGAACGTGCCGCTGCACAGCGACGGGACAGTCACCTTCAATGCCACCCTGTTTGCGCTGGTCAGAACCTCACTCAAGATCAAGACCGAGG GGCCTGTTGACCAGGACAACGAGGAGCTCAGGGCCATCATTAAAAAGATATGGAAGCGCACTAAGCCCAAGCTCCTTGAAGAGGTCATTCCACCCCCTAGAG GGGAAGAGGTGACTTGTGGGAAGTTCTATGCCAGCTTCCTGATCCAGGACTACTTTAAAAAGTTCCGCAAGAGGAAGGAgcgggagaggaagaagaagggaaAAGACAAGAAAGACTCACTCCAG GCAGGGCTCAGGTCACTGCAGGCACTGGCCCCAGAGTTGCATCTGGCCTTGGcaatggagggagaggatgaggagtgTGTGGAGGGAGAGTTGGATGAAGAGTTCTTCAAG AATGACAACGTTTTCGAAGATCCTGGCACCTCTGCCACAAGTACTCCATCCACCACTCACATGCCAGCTGACatagaggagggcaccaccactATCTTCATGGAGCCCTTCGTCGAGCCCACAATATCCAGCAACGTGGTCACAGAACAGCCATTGACAGTCAGCGAGAAACCAGCATCAGCTCTCTCATCCTTTGATGTAGTGATGGAACAGCCCACGAGATCTGAGGCCATCCCTCCACCAGAAGACATACCAGCCCCGCCCCAACCAGCCCCAGCCGCATCACCACCAAAAGATCCATCCCCTCCCCAACCAGCACCAGCCGCAAACCCACCAAATGCCCCATCCCAGCCTCAACCAGCCCCAGTTGCATCCTCACCAAATGTTGCTTCTCCACCACAGGTGGTTACTCAATCCCCGCCTCAAATAGTGTTAGCCCCACCAGAACCAGAGGCACCTCAAATAGTTTTAGAGGCAGCCCCTGCCCCACCTCAACCAGAGCCattgatggagggaagaggaagtgAAACTTCCACTACACAGCAGGTGTACTACCCACAGTACCCAGTGAGCATGCCAACAAACAACGG GCATGTGTATCAAGAGCAACCTGTAGCATCCCCTATCCAGTCAGAGTACATGCAGAGTCCTACTCCTAACTTCACCAATGGGAGAGCTGCAGGAGTGCCCTACGCCAATGGAAATGGCATGAATGGGAACGTCTCCAATGGCGGTACGAATGGAGGTAGTGTGAATGGAGGTAGCATTACCGGAAGTAGCATGAGTGGCTACAATGGCAACGGTTACAACGGAAATGGATACAATGGAAACGGCTACAACGGAAACGGCTACAATGGAAACGGCTACAATGGAAACGGTAACGGATTGGAGCAGTATGTCCGGAGACGTGTTCTTCCTCCCACTCCTGCAG GTCGCAAGCCGCCCTCCTTTAACATCCAGTGTCTGAGGGCACAGCATAGCGCGGATGACATCCCCATCCCTGGCACGTACGAGAGTAACTCGCCCCCATGCAGATCCAGACTG aACCTTGACTCCCGCCGCAGCAGTGCCTCCTCCATGTCCTCTGCTTCCTGGGCCAACAACGGAGGAGGACATGCAGGGTCGATGCCAGGAGCAGGGGTGTCGGCAGCATCATCAGCAGCAGCGAAGAGAGGGCGTCTGCTCTACGCCCCTCTGATGCTGGTGGATGAGGCCAGGGGCACCAAGCAGGTGTGGGGAGACAGGACCCAGGCCACCTCCAGCCTCCCTGCTATTGCAACCAGGCCCAGTGGCTGGTACCCTGGAGCCCCGACACTCCCTGTGCCCACCCCTCAGAACAGGAGCTACACCAATGGCAGGGTGCCCTCCCAGATCAGCCAGAGCCTCATAGAGAAGGGCAGTGCAGACAGCCTGGTGGAGTCG ATCCTGATATCGGAAGGCTTGGGCCTCTATGCAAGAGACCCAAAGTTTGTGAACTTCGCCAAGCGAGAGATCGCGGACGCATGTAACATGACCATTGATGAGATGGAGAACGCAGCCACAGACCTGCTGACCCGTTCGGCAGGCCAGCCAATAGGACGCTTCGAGGAGGAGCTGGCTGACGAGATGAACTGTGTGATTTCCTACTGA